The Eubacteriaceae bacterium Marseille-Q4139 genome has a window encoding:
- a CDS encoding restriction endonuclease subunit S — MRIPIPPLPVQREIVRILDSFTELTAELTAELTAELTARKKQYAYYRDTLFTFTSEIVFKTLPEISENCDRQRRPITKGNRQIGVYPYYGASGVVDHVADYIFDGDYLLVSEDGANLLARSTPIAFSISGKNWVNNHAHVLKFNFAELQKYVEIYLNSIDLSKYISGGAQPKLNQDNLNRIPIPVPSDDEVKRIVGVLTRFDTLCNDLTSGLPAEIEARQKQYEYYRDKLLTFKEASV, encoded by the coding sequence ATGCGTATTCCGATCCCGCCACTTCCAGTTCAGCGTGAAATTGTACGCATTCTGGACAGTTTCACAGAGCTTACCGCAGAGCTTACCGCAGAGCTTACCGCAGAGCTTACCGCACGCAAAAAGCAGTATGCGTATTATCGGGATACACTGTTCACTTTTACAAGTGAAATTGTATTTAAAACATTGCCCGAAATATCAGAAAACTGTGACAGGCAAAGAAGACCTATTACAAAAGGAAATAGACAAATAGGAGTATACCCGTACTACGGAGCCTCCGGTGTTGTAGACCATGTCGCTGATTACATTTTCGACGGAGATTACCTTTTAGTGTCTGAAGATGGGGCAAATTTATTGGCAAGAAGCACCCCGATTGCGTTTTCGATATCAGGAAAAAATTGGGTTAACAACCATGCCCATGTTTTAAAATTCAACTTTGCAGAGCTGCAAAAATATGTTGAAATTTATCTAAACTCTATCGACTTAAGTAAATATATTTCCGGTGGAGCACAGCCAAAATTAAATCAAGATAATCTAAACAGAATTCCTATCCCTGTTCCGTCAGATGATGAAGTTAAGAGAATCGTCGGTGTTCTCACCAGATTTGATACTCTTTGCAACGACCTAACAAGCGGCTTGCCAGCTGAAATCGAAGCTCGTCAAAAGCAGTATGAATATTATCGAGATAAGCTGCTGACTTTTAAGGAGGCATCGGTTTGA
- a CDS encoding type I restriction-modification system subunit M — protein sequence MADMKKDQERDELHKAIWAIADELRGSVDGWDFKSYVLGMMFYRYISENLTNYINEGEIEAGNEGFDYSQLSDEEAEQAREDLVQTKGFFILPSELFCNVRKKAAADENLNMTLEAVFNHIEESAKGSESEDNFSGLFDDIDVNSNKLGATVAKRNANLVKLMDGIADMQLGNYKDNSIDAFGDAYEYLMSMYASNAGKSGGEFFTPQEVSELLTRIAVVGKTEVNKVYDPACGSGSLLLQAAKILGKENVRLGFFGQEINLTTYNLCRINMFLHDIDYDKFDIAHEDTLTHPQHLADEPFEVIVSNPPYSIKWEGDDNPVLINDPRFSPAGVLAPKSKADLAFIMHSLAWLASNGTAAIVCFPGIMYRGGAEKKIRQYLIDNNFIDCVIQLPSNLFYGTSIATCIMVLKRNKTDNRTLFIDASAECEKVTNNNKLRDHHIKKIVDAFVSRADTDHFAHCVPYEEIANNEYNLSVSTYVQPEDTREVIDITKLNAEIEQIVAREQVLRDEIAKIIAEIEG from the coding sequence ATGGCCGATATGAAAAAGGATCAAGAGCGTGATGAACTGCACAAAGCGATTTGGGCGATAGCAGATGAATTGCGTGGAAGCGTAGATGGTTGGGATTTTAAATCCTATGTGCTTGGTATGATGTTTTACCGCTATATCTCCGAAAACTTGACAAACTATATCAATGAAGGGGAAATCGAAGCTGGAAATGAGGGCTTTGATTATTCTCAGTTATCTGATGAAGAGGCGGAACAAGCTCGTGAGGATTTGGTTCAAACCAAAGGTTTCTTCATTCTTCCGTCTGAGCTCTTCTGTAACGTGAGAAAAAAGGCTGCTGCCGATGAAAATTTGAACATGACCTTGGAAGCAGTGTTTAACCATATTGAGGAGTCCGCAAAAGGCAGCGAAAGCGAAGATAACTTTTCCGGGCTGTTTGATGATATTGATGTAAACAGTAATAAACTGGGGGCAACTGTTGCCAAGCGTAACGCAAACTTAGTAAAGCTCATGGATGGCATTGCGGATATGCAGCTTGGAAATTATAAGGATAATTCCATTGATGCTTTTGGTGATGCCTATGAGTATCTGATGAGTATGTACGCCTCCAATGCCGGGAAAAGCGGCGGCGAATTCTTTACCCCGCAGGAAGTTTCCGAACTGCTGACTCGTATAGCGGTAGTGGGGAAAACAGAAGTCAACAAAGTCTATGACCCTGCTTGCGGTTCCGGTTCGCTTCTTTTACAGGCAGCAAAAATCCTTGGAAAAGAGAATGTTCGCCTTGGCTTTTTTGGACAGGAGATCAACCTGACTACCTACAACCTTTGCCGTATCAATATGTTCCTGCACGATATTGATTATGATAAGTTTGATATTGCGCATGAAGATACGTTGACGCATCCGCAGCACTTAGCTGATGAACCCTTTGAAGTAATTGTTTCTAATCCTCCATACTCCATTAAATGGGAGGGAGACGACAATCCGGTGTTGATTAACGACCCCCGCTTTTCTCCTGCCGGAGTTTTAGCGCCAAAATCCAAAGCTGACCTTGCATTTATTATGCATTCACTTGCATGGCTTGCAAGCAATGGCACAGCAGCAATTGTCTGCTTCCCTGGCATTATGTACCGTGGCGGAGCAGAAAAAAAGATCCGTCAGTATTTGATTGACAACAACTTTATTGACTGTGTGATCCAGCTGCCCAGCAACTTATTTTATGGAACCAGTATTGCCACCTGTATCATGGTATTGAAGCGGAACAAAACGGATAACCGTACACTGTTTATTGATGCTTCTGCTGAATGTGAGAAAGTTACCAATAACAATAAGTTGAGAGATCATCATATCAAGAAAATTGTAGATGCATTTGTTTCCCGTGCCGATACTGACCACTTTGCCCACTGTGTACCTTACGAGGAAATTGCCAACAACGAATATAATCTCTCGGTCAGCACCTATGTACAGCCGGAGGACACCCGGGAAGTGATTGATATTACAAAGCTCAATGCCGAGATTGAGCAGATTGTGGCCAGAGAACAGGTATTGCGGGATGAGATTGCGAAGATTATCGCAGAAATCGAGGGATAA
- a CDS encoding helix-turn-helix transcriptional regulator: MAICYNKLWKILIDKHMSKTQLIKEAKISTNAMARLGKNEDVRVEVLVKICSVLGCTIDDVMEIIPEEKE; encoded by the coding sequence ATGGCTATCTGCTACAACAAATTATGGAAAATATTGATTGATAAACATATGAGCAAAACGCAGCTAATTAAAGAAGCAAAGATTAGTACCAACGCCATGGCACGGCTGGGAAAAAACGAGGACGTTCGTGTCGAGGTTCTTGTAAAAATTTGCAGCGTTTTGGGCTGCACAATAGACGATGTTATGGAAATCATTCCCGAAGAGAAGGAGTAA
- a CDS encoding AAA family ATPase, which yields MENRKEMTVPNVSVGADTEQPVSKFTDNSISDYDENIKSFEEMQRELQRSLDPTYLKTVSMNELFDTQYQSKQPLIDSLLYPGTYIFAGAPKLGKSFLMVQIAYHISTGKPLWGFPARKSTVLYLALEDDYRRLQERLYRMFGTDSTENLFFSVSAGQLGKGLDEQLARFVAEHHDTKLIIIETLQKVREVGGDNYSYANDYQIMARLKSFADAHGICLLLVHHTRKQTADDRFDMISGTSGLLGAADGAFLLYKEKRTSNAATLEVSGRDQQDQKLYLLRNMETLLWDFQRAETELWKEPPEPLLDEIAELVMKDLSFWEGSATELVSLLTIEIPINSISKKLNVLSGRLYAEHGIYFKNDRRHDGRMIILWKDKTETV from the coding sequence ATGGAAAATAGAAAAGAAATGACTGTTCCGAATGTATCTGTTGGCGCAGATACGGAACAGCCAGTTTCAAAATTCACTGATAATAGTATATCCGACTATGATGAAAATATCAAGAGTTTTGAGGAAATGCAGCGGGAATTACAGAGAAGTTTAGACCCCACGTATCTCAAAACGGTTTCAATGAACGAATTATTTGATACCCAGTACCAGAGTAAGCAGCCGTTGATTGACAGCTTGCTTTATCCTGGTACCTATATCTTTGCGGGGGCTCCAAAGTTGGGGAAAAGTTTTCTGATGGTGCAGATAGCCTATCATATCAGCACAGGAAAGCCGCTGTGGGGTTTTCCCGCCCGCAAGAGTACCGTTTTATATCTTGCTCTTGAAGATGATTACAGACGCTTGCAGGAGCGTTTATATCGAATGTTCGGAACAGACAGCACCGAAAATCTGTTTTTCTCTGTTTCGGCAGGTCAACTCGGCAAAGGACTTGACGAACAGCTTGCAAGGTTTGTAGCGGAACACCACGACACGAAGCTGATTATCATTGAAACACTCCAAAAGGTGCGTGAGGTCGGCGGGGACAATTACAGCTATGCGAATGACTATCAGATTATGGCAAGGCTGAAAAGTTTTGCAGACGCTCACGGTATCTGTCTGCTACTTGTACACCACACAAGAAAGCAGACCGCTGATGATAGATTTGATATGATTTCGGGAACAAGCGGATTGCTCGGTGCGGCAGATGGCGCATTCTTGTTGTACAAAGAAAAACGCACGAGCAACGCTGCCACATTGGAAGTATCGGGTAGAGATCAGCAAGACCAAAAGCTGTATTTACTTCGCAATATGGAAACGCTGCTATGGGATTTTCAAAGAGCCGAAACAGAGTTATGGAAAGAACCGCCAGAGCCTTTGCTTGATGAGATTGCAGAACTTGTTATGAAAGACCTCTCCTTTTGGGAAGGTTCGGCAACGGAACTGGTATCTCTTCTGACTATAGAAATTCCGATAAATTCTATCAGCAAGAAATTGAATGTGCTTTCGGGGCGTTTGTATGCAGAGCATGGGATTTACTTCAAGAATGACAGACGCCACGATGGACGAATGATAATACTTTGGAAAGATAAAACGGAAACAGTGTGA
- a CDS encoding complexin-2, with product MKNVQIPYDLFVALLQYHLVKDNDYAEVIQQGVEEKLNAMMRHELYAKYKTAPTEEEREQARQEYLDRRGVPESFRW from the coding sequence ATGAAAAATGTGCAAATCCCCTATGACCTGTTCGTGGCACTTCTGCAATATCATCTTGTTAAGGACAATGATTATGCAGAGGTAATCCAGCAAGGTGTGGAAGAAAAGCTGAATGCAATGATGCGGCATGAGTTATATGCGAAATATAAGACCGCACCTACCGAGGAAGAACGAGAGCAGGCACGACAGGAATATCTTGACAGACGTGGCGTGCCAGAGAGCTTCCGATGGTAA
- a CDS encoding helix-turn-helix transcriptional regulator: protein MSVCYVKLWKLLLEKDIKRTDLISIAGVSSNIVAKMGRNEYVAMESLEKVCKALKCDISDIVEFVTEEK from the coding sequence ATGAGTGTATGTTACGTGAAATTATGGAAACTTCTTTTAGAAAAGGATATTAAAAGAACAGATTTAATTTCTATTGCAGGCGTTAGCTCAAATATTGTTGCTAAGATGGGAAGAAATGAGTATGTTGCAATGGAAAGCTTGGAAAAAGTGTGTAAGGCATTGAAATGCGATATAAGTGATATTGTTGAATTTGTAACGGAGGAAAAATAA
- a CDS encoding site-specific DNA-methyltransferase → MNTKVIFTEIRNRYSDEYYNTDESILVNGDSLELLKKIPDHSIALILTDPPYHSTKKRNIVGDTSFSKDSEYIDWMKKYAKEWKRVLKHNGSVFCFCSSVMSAQLQVMFSEYFNVLSEIIWTKPNAPGYDGWKQKMKKESLRQWYPHSERIIFLENAAEGNLFKSYFGGQLTAWRKSVKMSTIKLAELTGAYGKVNHGGAVANWEAGRNIPSKEQFEKLKVALSEAGVPNIPDYEDVIRPFNVNKDVEFTDIWTFENVRQYKGKHPAEKPIDLLEHAIKATTYEGDIVLDCFAGSASTGVAAMNLGRKSILFEVDSEWCNYGTNNLNRNRCFKMIE, encoded by the coding sequence GTGAATACTAAGGTTATTTTTACAGAAATCAGAAATAGATATTCTGATGAATACTATAATACTGATGAATCTATTCTGGTTAATGGCGATTCATTAGAGCTTCTAAAGAAAATACCAGACCACAGTATTGCGCTGATTTTGACTGATCCTCCATATCATTCAACTAAAAAACGTAACATCGTTGGAGACACTAGTTTCTCAAAAGATTCTGAATATATAGATTGGATGAAAAAATACGCAAAAGAATGGAAAAGAGTTCTAAAACATAATGGTAGTGTTTTTTGTTTTTGTTCCTCAGTTATGTCAGCTCAATTACAGGTAATGTTCTCTGAGTATTTTAATGTGCTGTCTGAGATTATCTGGACGAAACCTAATGCTCCAGGATATGATGGTTGGAAACAAAAAATGAAAAAAGAATCTCTTCGGCAATGGTATCCTCATTCAGAGCGTATTATTTTTCTTGAAAATGCTGCAGAGGGAAATTTGTTTAAGAGTTATTTTGGAGGACAACTTACAGCATGGCGAAAAAGTGTTAAAATGTCTACAATAAAATTGGCTGAATTAACGGGTGCGTACGGAAAGGTAAATCACGGTGGGGCTGTTGCAAACTGGGAAGCTGGAAGAAATATTCCAAGCAAAGAACAATTTGAAAAGCTCAAAGTAGCACTTTCGGAAGCTGGTGTTCCCAATATTCCAGATTATGAAGATGTAATACGTCCATTTAACGTTAACAAAGATGTTGAATTTACAGATATTTGGACTTTTGAAAATGTTCGTCAATATAAAGGTAAACATCCAGCTGAGAAACCTATAGATTTGTTAGAGCATGCGATAAAAGCAACGACATATGAAGGAGACATAGTTTTGGACTGTTTTGCTGGTTCTGCTTCAACCGGAGTTGCTGCTATGAATTTAGGTAGAAAATCTATATTATTTGAAGTTGACTCAGAATGGTGCAACTATGGAACTAATAATTTAAATAGAAATAGATGTTTCAAAATGATTGAATAA
- a CDS encoding BstXI family restriction endonuclease, with protein MPRTTKPKLPPLLERKLSKTGQTRGADDDVIFQNRVSRSNTVLIPFHQWQANPELRDTSNQFECGYIVLISPTDYFSIENPSDYFNEFDLVLGENALVFYETRADWETYFPDNYGWTYANSRTAPLGGQYVARVPANTSIDAVRSQKVNLGYATQSPKGAGIRLYEYASKKTIKECRLQLEAIFWLCVDAVNAMSNNGMSREDAELRKLLVLEEAQKHGLLDFEKLRSKRIINSQNHTICPLCLRELSGEEFLNRLAQPEGREVPDLTVTQVNLFHIEELKYGAFNHRQYNLGWGCHFCNVVVKDSGIYPTLSWMQEVIAKNKETGYLE; from the coding sequence ATGCCAAGAACAACTAAACCCAAACTACCACCATTACTTGAAAGAAAACTAAGTAAAACAGGGCAAACCAGAGGTGCTGATGACGATGTTATCTTTCAGAATCGTGTTTCACGTAGTAATACTGTTCTGATTCCCTTTCATCAATGGCAAGCAAATCCTGAATTAAGAGATACATCCAATCAATTTGAATGTGGATATATTGTATTGATTTCTCCCACGGATTATTTTTCCATAGAAAACCCATCAGATTATTTCAATGAATTTGATTTGGTTTTAGGAGAGAATGCTCTTGTTTTTTATGAAACTCGTGCGGATTGGGAAACTTATTTTCCAGATAACTATGGATGGACATATGCCAATAGCAGAACTGCTCCTTTAGGTGGGCAATATGTTGCTCGTGTTCCTGCCAATACTTCTATTGATGCAGTTCGTTCCCAAAAAGTCAATCTTGGTTACGCCACTCAATCTCCAAAAGGAGCTGGTATTCGATTATATGAATACGCTTCAAAGAAAACAATTAAAGAATGTAGATTGCAATTAGAAGCTATTTTTTGGCTATGTGTAGATGCTGTTAATGCTATGTCAAACAATGGTATGTCTCGTGAAGATGCTGAATTGCGAAAGCTTTTGGTTTTAGAAGAAGCCCAAAAGCATGGCTTGCTTGATTTTGAAAAGCTACGTTCAAAAAGAATTATTAACTCCCAAAATCATACAATTTGTCCTCTCTGCTTAAGAGAATTATCTGGAGAAGAATTTCTCAATCGTTTAGCTCAACCCGAAGGAAGAGAGGTTCCTGATCTCACAGTAACACAGGTAAATCTGTTCCATATAGAAGAGCTAAAATATGGAGCGTTCAATCATCGCCAATATAATCTTGGTTGGGGTTGTCATTTCTGTAACGTAGTAGTAAAAGATTCTGGTATATATCCTACACTCAGTTGGATGCAAGAAGTCATTGCCAAAAATAAAGAAACTGGATATTTAGAATAA
- a CDS encoding helix-turn-helix transcriptional regulator: MDIVKIFGDNLKKYRTSMGLSQETFADKCGMHRTYISAIECYRRSISLENIQRIADALGIETYKLFMEEDKDAKNN, from the coding sequence ATGGATATCGTAAAAATCTTTGGCGACAATTTAAAAAAGTATCGTACTTCTATGGGGTTGTCGCAGGAAACCTTTGCAGATAAATGTGGTATGCATCGCACTTACATTAGTGCAATTGAATGTTATCGTCGTAGTATTTCACTTGAAAACATTCAACGTATAGCGGATGCGCTCGGTATAGAAACCTATAAATTATTTATGGAGGAAGATAAAGATGCCAAGAACAACTAA
- a CDS encoding DeoR/GlpR transcriptional regulator, protein MFMEERQRDIVNRVNETGRILVSEIQTRYQISADCARRDLRVLESRGLLQRTHGGAIAAKPKGTYPDAAYNPKDLPEIKKNYLAVAKRAVECIEEHNVIYITTSSVGYYMAMNLPDNLKITVLTNSVTIADVLRKKENISVILLGGEMSHRGHCHDYYTIQMVKNIRTDKAFLSHSALSVEFGASIHNSAGVEFGKAVMENSSMNIGLYPSEKIGKSSIHSVCKIDAYDLLITDNDVSEDFLSQMDEIGINYIAVEV, encoded by the coding sequence ATGTTCATGGAGGAAAGGCAAAGAGATATTGTAAACAGAGTCAATGAGACAGGAAGAATTCTGGTATCTGAAATTCAAACACGATATCAGATATCCGCAGATTGTGCCAGAAGAGATTTGCGTGTACTGGAAAGCAGAGGCCTGCTGCAAAGAACGCATGGAGGTGCTATTGCAGCAAAGCCAAAAGGAACGTATCCGGATGCAGCCTATAACCCAAAAGATTTACCGGAAATAAAAAAGAACTACTTGGCTGTTGCAAAACGAGCAGTCGAATGTATAGAAGAGCATAATGTAATTTATATTACTACATCATCAGTAGGATATTATATGGCCATGAATTTGCCTGACAACTTGAAGATAACTGTTTTAACAAACTCTGTCACAATAGCAGATGTTCTTCGAAAAAAAGAAAATATTTCTGTTATTCTTCTGGGCGGAGAAATGTCCCATAGGGGACATTGTCATGATTACTATACGATACAAATGGTGAAAAATATACGGACAGATAAAGCTTTTTTATCCCATTCAGCGTTATCTGTGGAGTTTGGTGCATCCATACATAATAGTGCGGGCGTAGAGTTTGGAAAAGCAGTTATGGAGAATAGCAGTATGAATATAGGACTGTATCCGTCTGAAAAAATAGGGAAATCATCTATTCACTCTGTATGCAAAATAGATGCGTATGATTTGCTGATAACTGATAACGATGTTTCTGAGGATTTTTTGTCTCAAATGGATGAAATAGGGATCAATTATATTGCAGTTGAGGTTTAA
- a CDS encoding AAA family ATPase, whose amino-acid sequence MYCILVTGIPAAGKSTKAAFLAEHFGLPVISKDKIKEFMYDDIGFCSREEKVKLGIASMNIMYYMAAELMKSNQPFILENNFEKISREPLIQILEKYSYKAITVTLTGNCSKIYERFTERNSSPDRHRGHVVNDCYPEKTPNKDINPISYENFVSGIIDRGMDSFEANGPDIVVDTTDFNDLHIETLIEEINSYREEMLYG is encoded by the coding sequence ATGTATTGTATATTAGTGACCGGGATTCCAGCAGCAGGAAAAAGTACAAAGGCAGCATTTTTGGCGGAACATTTCGGATTACCTGTTATCTCAAAAGATAAAATTAAAGAGTTCATGTATGATGATATAGGGTTTTGTTCCAGAGAAGAAAAAGTTAAACTGGGTATCGCCAGTATGAATATCATGTATTATATGGCGGCAGAGTTAATGAAAAGTAATCAGCCATTTATACTTGAAAATAATTTCGAAAAAATATCTAGGGAGCCTTTAATACAAATTCTTGAAAAATATTCATATAAAGCGATTACTGTAACATTGACAGGAAATTGTTCGAAAATATATGAGCGTTTTACAGAGAGAAATAGCAGTCCGGACAGACATAGAGGTCATGTTGTCAATGACTGTTATCCCGAAAAAACTCCAAATAAAGATATTAACCCCATTTCATATGAAAACTTTGTGAGTGGAATTATTGATAGAGGGATGGACAGTTTCGAGGCGAATGGCCCAGATATTGTTGTAGACACAACAGATTTTAATGACCTACATATAGAGACGCTGATAGAGGAGATAAATAGTTATAGAGAGGAAATGTTATATGGTTGA
- a CDS encoding GNAT family N-acetyltransferase yields MEYIIRKMSADEYPLLNDFLYEAIFIPDGAEPPPRNIIFSPELWIYVSHFGELDGDFALAAEIEGKIVGAVWARIINDYGHIDSQTPSLAISLYPEYRGYGIGTTMMEEILALLKSHGYSRVSLSVQKANYAAQMYRKIGFKIAEEKDEDLIMLWQEADIDV; encoded by the coding sequence ATGGAATACATAATACGAAAAATGTCTGCGGACGAATACCCACTCCTGAATGATTTTCTATACGAGGCTATTTTTATTCCTGACGGCGCCGAGCCGCCTCCTCGAAATATTATTTTTTCGCCGGAGCTGTGGATTTATGTCAGCCATTTCGGAGAATTGGACGGCGATTTCGCGCTGGCAGCAGAAATCGAAGGAAAAATCGTCGGTGCTGTTTGGGCACGCATTATAAATGATTACGGGCATATTGACAGTCAAACTCCTTCCCTGGCAATTTCTCTGTATCCGGAATATCGCGGGTATGGGATAGGAACCACCATGATGGAAGAAATTCTGGCTCTGTTAAAATCTCATGGATACAGCCGCGTTTCTCTTTCCGTCCAGAAGGCGAACTATGCGGCTCAAATGTACCGGAAAATTGGATTTAAGATTGCAGAGGAAAAAGACGAGGACTTGATTATGTTATGGCAGGAGGCAGATATTGATGTATGA
- a CDS encoding YjdF family protein translates to MDKVSCRLTVFFEAPFWVGVFERISEGELSVCKVTFGAEPKDYEVGMYVLKNYGHLRFSPAVAAGAKEAGRNPKRIKREVRSQVQNAGLGTKSQQALKLQQEQLKAERKTVSREKRESERKRQFELKQQKKKEKRRGR, encoded by the coding sequence ATGGACAAAGTATCATGCAGATTGACCGTGTTTTTTGAAGCCCCCTTCTGGGTAGGAGTTTTTGAGCGAATATCAGAGGGAGAGCTATCCGTATGCAAGGTTACGTTTGGTGCGGAACCAAAGGATTACGAGGTAGGCATGTATGTGCTGAAAAACTACGGACATCTGAGGTTCAGTCCGGCTGTGGCAGCTGGTGCAAAAGAAGCTGGCCGCAATCCGAAGAGGATCAAGCGGGAAGTACGGAGTCAGGTACAGAATGCAGGGCTCGGTACAAAATCGCAGCAGGCCTTAAAATTGCAGCAGGAGCAGTTGAAAGCTGAGCGGAAGACTGTGAGCCGGGAAAAACGGGAATCAGAAAGAAAACGCCAGTTTGAACTGAAACAGCAAAAGAAGAAGGAGAAGCGCAGGGGCAGGTAA
- a CDS encoding prenyltransferase, with amino-acid sequence MDITEKYRSDIEEILSHRHDNGADYWATPDRRLLKGAPFTTLESVLYLLELGMPSEDEVLKGAASLIFDARREDGRFKISPSGGIYPCQTALAANVLCRLGYGSDERLQKTFTYFLDTQEPDGGWKCRKYSFGHGEETEHSTPYTTLVALDMFRHSPYFGHDARLEKATDFLLEHWVIRRPISPCHYGIGTRFMQIEYPFRGYNLFYYVYVLSHYENARKDMRFLEAFHALEQKTENGKIPVERVVPKLAKLRFCRKGCASEAAAGRWKEILKNVKGDAE; translated from the coding sequence ATGGACATAACAGAAAAATACAGATCGGATATCGAGGAAATCCTGTCGCACCGGCATGACAACGGTGCGGATTACTGGGCAACACCTGACCGCAGATTGTTAAAAGGCGCGCCCTTCACGACGTTGGAAAGCGTCCTGTATCTGCTGGAGCTGGGGATGCCGTCGGAAGACGAGGTATTGAAAGGCGCTGCCAGCCTGATTTTTGATGCGCGGCGGGAGGACGGCCGGTTTAAAATTTCGCCCTCCGGCGGGATTTACCCATGCCAGACAGCCCTGGCCGCCAATGTCCTGTGCCGCTTGGGGTACGGAAGCGACGAACGTCTTCAGAAGACATTCACATACTTTCTCGATACACAGGAGCCAGACGGCGGCTGGAAATGCAGGAAATACAGCTTTGGTCACGGCGAAGAGACCGAACATTCCACACCCTATACGACCCTGGTGGCGCTGGACATGTTCCGGCACTCCCCGTATTTTGGCCATGATGCCAGGCTGGAAAAAGCTACGGATTTTTTGCTGGAACATTGGGTCATCCGCAGGCCCATCAGCCCCTGCCATTACGGGATCGGAACCAGGTTCATGCAGATTGAGTACCCATTCCGCGGCTATAATCTGTTTTATTATGTGTACGTCCTGTCCCATTATGAAAATGCGAGGAAGGACATGCGCTTTTTGGAGGCCTTTCATGCTTTGGAACAGAAAACAGAAAACGGGAAAATCCCAGTTGAACGTGTAGTCCCGAAGCTTGCAAAGCTCCGGTTTTGCAGGAAAGGGTGTGCGAGCGAGGCAGCCGCAGGGCGCTGGAAGGAAATCCTTAAGAATGTGAAAGGGGATGCCGAATGA
- a CDS encoding phospholipid methyltransferase, whose translation MNGGLLLIPFLAVRFLLPPLFSKEALRRAAYFAPVAGAERTAYFVYQISNMAVFLALFFLKIETRRPWLLYGGAACYLAGLFLCAAALISFSVPDETGFNRNGLYRYSRNPMYAAYFICFFGMALLLNSLFLLVLVFVFQISAHWIILSEERWCIEKFGDAYRQYMEDVGRYFSYHRKRRT comes from the coding sequence ATGAACGGCGGATTACTTTTGATTCCGTTTCTTGCAGTCCGTTTTTTGCTTCCGCCGCTTTTTTCAAAGGAAGCACTCCGGCGCGCCGCCTATTTTGCACCGGTGGCGGGCGCGGAACGAACGGCTTATTTTGTGTACCAGATCTCCAACATGGCCGTATTTCTGGCATTATTTTTCCTGAAAATCGAGACCAGGCGTCCATGGCTGCTTTACGGTGGCGCAGCATGCTATCTTGCCGGGCTTTTCCTGTGCGCGGCCGCCCTCATCAGTTTTTCTGTGCCGGATGAGACAGGTTTTAACAGAAACGGCCTTTACAGGTATTCCCGCAACCCGATGTATGCAGCATACTTCATCTGCTTCTTTGGAATGGCACTCTTGCTGAATTCCCTGTTTTTGCTGGTGCTGGTATTCGTCTTCCAGATTTCCGCCCACTGGATCATCCTTTCCGAGGAACGATGGTGCATAGAAAAATTCGGCGATGCGTACCGGCAGTATATGGAAGATGTGGGGCGTTATTTTTCCTATCACAGAAAAAGGAGGACATAA
- a CDS encoding SRPBCC family protein: MAESTIRAVLPADIRTVWDIVTNVDGYTWRSDLDRTEQVSGTQFVEYTRDGYPTTFTVTREKPQECWEFDMENTNMSGHWTGTFISKGGETEICFTERVTAKKIFLKPFVKRYLKKQQAQFVADLRKEVLRQRSGSSL; this comes from the coding sequence ATGGCTGAATCGACGATCCGGGCCGTGCTCCCGGCAGATATCCGCACCGTCTGGGATATTGTCACGAATGTTGACGGCTACACATGGCGCAGCGACTTAGACAGGACAGAGCAGGTGAGCGGCACGCAGTTTGTGGAATACACCAGGGACGGATATCCCACGACCTTTACGGTCACGCGGGAAAAGCCGCAGGAATGCTGGGAATTCGATATGGAAAATACCAACATGAGCGGGCACTGGACGGGGACTTTTATTTCAAAAGGCGGAGAAACAGAAATCTGCTTTACGGAACGTGTGACGGCAAAAAAAATCTTTTTAAAGCCCTTTGTAAAGCGGTATCTGAAAAAACAGCAGGCACAGTTTGTCGCAGATCTGAGGAAAGAAGTGCTGCGGCAGCGATCTGGTTCCTCTTTATAG